The sequence TCGTGCCCTTTCTGATGCTCGGCGATCCCGACCCGGACACGTCACGACGCCTGCTGCGCGCCGTGCTGGACGCGGGCGCAGACTCCTTGGAGCTCGGCCTGCCCTTTTCGGACCCCATTGCGGACGGGAGCGTGGTGCAGGAAGCGGCACTGAGGGCGCGCAGGGCCGGCACGAGCATCGAGGCTGCGCTCGACCTGGTACGCGAGCTGAGGGACTCGGCTCCGGATGTGCCGCTCGGCCTGCTGACCTACGCCAATCTCGTGGCGCATCGCGGGCCCCAAGACTTCTATGCGCGCGCTGCAAAGGCCGGGCTCGATTCGGTGCTGGTGGCCGACCTGCCCAGCATGGAGGCAGCGCCCTTCGTGGCCGCGGCCGCCGAGCAAGGTATCGCCAGCATCATGCTGGCTCCCA is a genomic window of Pseudomonadota bacterium containing:
- the trpA gene encoding tryptophan synthase subunit alpha; amino-acid sequence: MQQLGARYDACFKRLGPNEGVFVPFLMLGDPDPDTSRRLLRAVLDAGADSLELGLPFSDPIADGSVVQEAALRARRAGTSIEAALDLVRELRDSAPDVPLGLLTYANLVAHRGPQDFYARAAKAGLDSVLVADLPSMEAAPFVAAAAEQGIASIMLAPTNLSRRAAERVARLGSGYTYCVTRRGVTGARSELSLDHGALFAMLSELGAPPPLLGFGIAKPEHVRAALASGASGAICGSALIRLIEPYLDEPAQAARAAATFVQQMKDATRPHDH